The sequence CTTTCGCGAGCATGCGCACAAGAACGCCCTCGGACCAGGCGCAGAGTAAGGTCGGCTCCCGGGAAGGGGAGGGTGTATATCTCTGTGCGCGCACACTCGTCACGTGATTTCCTGTCAGTGACGCCATACCCGTTTGCGGTGACGTCATACGGCCATAAAATGGCTCCAAAGTCCCCTTTCAGGCCCTCCTGCGTTTAATTTCATGACGTAGAACAAAAATTTTCGTGTACTTGTTATAGCTATTTGTGTTTCTCTATAAAGTCTTTGTTCACGTTCCAAATGAGTTTTATTCTGGTCCACCACCCTGACAGGAACCTGATCAAGGCCCTGAGAGTGAAAATTACTCAGGACTGGAAAAGATACTCGGAAGGTCacgaaaaataaagaaattaaaactctaaaaaaaaaagaaaaagcatttggctgTGGAAGCTGGAACACGGGCCATTTTGTGGACTCATTCGTTCATTCCTGAACTGGATTTTTTGGAATGATCCCTACCGTTCAAGTTCTTGGGTCTCCCACCTCTGCGCTACTCCCTCCCCAACTACTTTGCTCACTCCACTATACCCAGTGCGACCCCAAAAGTATTTAAGATGTTAACTTTCAAGGCCTCCTTACGCTAAATACATAATTCTCTCCATAAGCTTGCCCTGGATACACCAATCCTGGAGGCTTCCCAgaggggtggagctgggccaCAGGACCCAGGATGAAGCTTGAAGGGAGCCCATCCAAAGAACAGACTTCCCAAGCCTGGCACCAAGCAGGCAGTCACATCTCAGGCACACCCAACTATAACCAGGTCCTGCTGCTGCTTtctttactgtgtgccaagcctAGAAGCTTCCACCAGGGTAGGCCATGCCCAACTGAACTTACCTCTCCCACAAGGTCATCAGCTGCAGACCACCTACTAGACTTCAGTGGCAGCTTTATGGACCCTAAGAGTGGGCCTAGGCCAGCCTCAGGAGCCCAGACCTTCCTCTGCCACTATCTCAGCCTCTGCACCCTCCCTGGAGTCACCTCTCTTGAagaggttcaaatcccaacttgGCCACTGAAGTCCATGGGTAAGCTATATACACCTCTGAGCCTATTTCCTTGATTGTAAGTACACAAGGAATAGCTTTTACCACTGGCTGGCATTAAGGTTTAAAAATTATCCAATTGTTCTACGTAGTCTTGCTCCCTAATAGGTGTAGAAGTACATACGATTCAGTATAAAATAGTATGAGATGGTGTCTAAGATGTAGGTTTAAATCCCTGCTCCACCTCTGACTAAATTCTGGACCTGTCTTCTCATACTGAACTTGTGTTAGAACCAAAACTCACCAGTTTGGTGCAAGGACTCAATGAGTTGATACATAGAGTATTTGTAATGGTACTTAGTTCATCTCCCACTGCTTTGTGGGGGTAACTGTAACCTTATGGGACACTCAGCCAACACTTCAGTGGCTGAAAAATAAGCCTTACTCAAATGTCAACCCCTAAAAAAAGGGCCACTTTTGGTTCCCTAATGTCCATCCTCCCCCAgaaggagacacaggaagaagacacaaaacttaatttaatagaaattttgTTTGTAGTTCTTACATTCTGTATGAGCTGAGTTGGAACCCACTGCCCCACCCAGAAGTGgcccagttctggaggcagggagaaagggaggaagtgggggtgaggggtcGGAGCTCGGGCCCTAGGAGCCCCATTCTTCCTCAGTGCTGGGGGTCTGGGACACCACGCCCTTTTCCTGTCCCACTCTGGGATTCAGGAAGGTGAATAGTCGGAATCTTGGGCCTGGAgcttctcctccccacctcctcatGCCCCCAGGTTGGAGGGGAACTAAGGGACatggggagagaagagacagaggacGGCGAAGGGTCAAGAAAGATGAGGGCCAGAGGTGAGGGCTGAGGGAGAATCATAGACAAAAACACCagttcaaaaaacaaataacaaaaaaaaaagggagaacaaaaccaaaatccaCCCCAAATCCGAACCCGcctggaaaaaaaaggaaagttctcCAGTCTCATAGAGACATTATTTGGCGCGGCCGGCTGTGCGGCAGGAGCGCTCAGGCCTCAGTTCAGCCCCGGAAATGGCGGTGCGGCCCCTACAGCTCATCCTTGGATGGGCCGGCGGCGGCCTCGtcctcctcctcgtcttcctcctTATCAtcctcgtcctcgtcctcgtcTTCCTTGTCATCCTCGTCGTCCTTgtccgcctcctcctcctccttgcgcttcctgtcctcctcctcctccttcagccTCTGCTCCTCGTCCTGCTTgtctttcatttgcttttctgccGCCTGCACAGACCATACACTCAGAACCTGGCCCCCAcctgccagccctgcctgccccccCAGCCAAGAACTGGACCCAGGCCCCACCTTTGTGACACCCCACGTCTCATTGCCGAACTCTTCCGCATACGCCTCGTCGTTGGTGATGAGGAAGTTGTCAAAGATGGTGCCAGACTTCACCTGGGAAGGGGAGGATGGATAAAGGGGTGGCCAGAGGGAACACACCACGCTCCTGCCCTTCAGTTCCATAACCACTCCACAATGCCGCAGCCTAACTTCACACTTAAAATACAGGCTGACTGAGtgcaaaccccagctctgctatTTCCCACCTACGTGACGTTGGGCTGGTGACTTTtctatacctcagtttctttatctgtataatGGGATCTCTTCCTCTTGTTCAAGTATTTTTCTAGCACCTACTATTGGCAGGTACTGTTCTTAGCACAGAAGGTATATTagtgaatgaaacaaacaaaaatttggtCCCCGTACAGCTCATTTTATAAGGGACTATCTACCTTCTAGGTTGTTGGGGGCAGTTAATGAGTTGGTTCACATAAAGGTTCTTGGGGGAGTGCCTAGCATAGCATGTAGAACCTCAAACGAGGTGCTGTGAGAACGCCATAGAAACAGACCAAGAAATTCTTCAAAACAGGACAATTTTGGGGTCAGACCTACCTAGGGTTGGATCCTATCCCTGTCCCTTTCCttctgggtgaccttgagcactTGAGGTCCCCTAGGGATCCTCCTGTTCCCTCCATGTCTCACCTGCCAGAGGTCTAGGCCCAGCACAGCAAAGTTTTCATAGGCATAGATATTGCTATCCGGAGAATACTCAGGGTTGTCGATCTCTGGGTGGATCCAAGTGCCCTTGTAATCTGGGTTGTCAATCTGTCGGGGCTTCCACTCACCCTGCAGAAGAAGGGAACTGGAGGTGAGAAGAGGTCAGCATGCTCCCCACTGTGTACCCCCATCCTGCTCGGGAGCCCCAGGCCCACCTTGTATTCTGGGTTCTGAATCACTGGTGGTTCCCACTCTCCATCCATCTCTTCATCCCAGTCCTCAGGCTTCTTAGCATCAGGGTCAGGGATGTGCTCAGGCTTGTCCCAATCCTGAGGGCACACGAGGAGATCAGAGTCAGCCCAGCTCTCCGCCACCTCCTCCATGGTGGGGACTCCCTGCCCAAGCACCAACCTCAGGTTTGGAGTCTGTGGGGTCATCAATCTTGGCCCGCTCATCCCAGTCTTCAGGCTTGGAAGCATCAGGATCCTTTATCTTCTTAGGTGGCAAGAAGTCCCAATCGTCTTCCAGGGAGCCCGACTCCACCTGGCTGTTGTCAATCTTCACCTCATAGGTATTATCCGGCCGAACGATCAGTGTGTACAGGTGTGTGAATTCATCATCCTGAAGAGGGCGGGAAGTAAGTGGCCCCACCCACCAGGCTGGCCTCTGAGCCTCCCCAGGCAGCCATTTGTCACCACCCCAGGCACACCTTGCAACGGATATCCTTATTGATTAGCACATTCTTGCCCTTGTAGTTGAAGATGACATGAACCTTCTTGGTGCCCGGGCCACAGATGTCAGGGCCTAGGTGAGAAGCAGGTCCAGTTAAGGGCCAAACCCTGCCCACCATAGCCAGCCCCCGCCCCCTACCCCGCCATTCTTCACAAAAGGAAAACCTCTTAAACTTAGGTCTGTAAAGACTCAAGAGACAGGACTCAGACACTGACTGTCTCTAAGGGACAGTCTCTAAGGTGTCTCTAAGGTGGagccttggaaaaaaaaaaaattcatgctcTAGAATACAGTACCCTCACTTGTAAAATTGGAAAATGCCTATGTAAGATCACACATATTAACAGACTTAGACCAATAATAACAATGCAATAAATTGCTGCTGTGATTATCCCCTCACCTTACCCTTCAAAGAAAAGCCTATGTGTTTCCTGTGCTTTCAAGACCACCTGTCATGGGATACAAGGAACCTATGGGATCTCAGTCTCCCTCTAACTAATCAGAGGTCAGCACCAGGGTGGGGCCCCTCACCAAACATAATGTTGTATTCAGAGTCTCCGTGCATGTCTGTCTGTTCCAAACTATCTGGAAATAGCTTCACATAGCCGCCCCCACAGTCGATGTTCTGCTCGTGTTTCACGGTGAACTGCACCACCAATGTCTGGTCCTTGTTGCTGAAGGGCTCAAATCTGGTCGACAGGGCGTAAAAGCGGGCATCCTGGCTCGTCTGCAGCCCTAGCAGGGGATGGTAGTGAGGTCACAGCTGGCCCCAACCCCCAGGGAACCCTAAGAATCAAAGATACAGACGACTCTCCCCACTTCCTCCGCCTGCCCTGCTCCTGGAGATGCCCAGGCTGTGCAGTGCCTAgtacttcctccaggaagtcctcctggATCTGATGACCTATACCCATGCTCTTACCTTTATCTTTGTCCAGATCACCGTAGAACTTGCCGGCACTGAGGACGAATTTGCCAAAATCCGTTTTGTGTTTGGATTCAATCCAGCGGTTGGTCCACCCGTCTACGGGATCAGAGGGGCAGGTCAGCGCGGCTTTGCTGATTCCgcccaacaccaccaccaaataTCTGCCAGGAGCCACTAACTGCTGCAGGCAAAGACATCTCCCTCCCTCTTGAGTGCCCCCATCCCAACCACTAGTTTGACACCTCCAGTGGCTTAAAAGATTCTCAGGCGAACCCTAACTCCCGACGCGGGAGGCCACTGCGCCCTCCATGTTCCCCAGGGACGCGGAAAGAAGGATAGGCTGCGGCTCTTGTCCCCGGGGACCACCGTGTTGGTCCTCAGAGCAATAATTACAGGCCACAACGCAGATCTGGGCTGGGGGGCCGGTCGCATCGTCGGGGCGGCCTCGAGGCGTTACCTCCGTCTAGAAACTGCTCCTTTAAGTAGACGACGGGTTCGGCGGCAGCCAGGCCGAGAAGGCAGAGCAGCAGCGGCACAGGTAGCAGCATGGCGGGCCGAGGGGGCGGCAGAGCGCGGGGCCCTTTAAGTCGTTCGTCGGACAGCACCTCTGCAGCAGGGACGGACGCTAGCTCTGGCCGCGCGCTTTTATAGCCGACCGACCCTTAAACCAACCTGGCCCTGCCTCTTGGCCCGCCCTCCACATCTTTTCATTGGTCAATGGCCACGTTTCTGCTTTCCCATTGGGCCCTCTTCGGCTCAGCATGTTCGGCTGTGCCTCGGAACACTGGGTTCCCAGATGGCCGATTTCTATTGGCCGCACCGCTCGCCAATGAGGGTCGACCACGCGTTGTGGGGGACGCCCACCGGTGGGGTAGGGGCCTCCAACTCCTCAGATCAGGTCATGTGACCACTCTTCGGCCCAACCCCGCCCTCGCGCCCGTGCATTTTTCTGGATTTGGGCATTTAAAGAACCCGCGCGAGCGCAGGTGTCACTGCGCTGGACTAGGACCCTACCCCAACGTCGCCTTCTCTCATCCTCTCCGTGGGGTGTGGTGGGCAGGATTTTACTAGTCTCTCTACCCTGCATTTGGGGAATTCTCACTACGACGCGCTGTTTCTCTCTTAGCcttgcccccccacacacacacacaggctgaggCAGAgggcaccagagcccagggtctgGGACCCTGGAGCTTCACTTCACTCCGGCGCAACAGCCGTGCAGTCCAGCGGAGAGAGTGCTAGCTCTCTCTTCTGTGCGGTCCCTAGTGTCTGGTAGCCTGGTGGACTgctgctgtgtgagctggggcaagtcacttagaCTCTGAAGTCACAGGAGTTCCTGGGAGGCTAGGAGGAGCGACCCAGGGCAGCTGCTGCTTAGCAGAAATGCTTTCAAAGTTTTTTAAGGATGGCCTGGGACAGACAGAAGAAAACCCAGAAGGCTCAAAGACATGACTATAGGATTTGACTCCTAGGGAGGGATAGGGTTGTTCCTTAGTTGCAGCCTCTCCTttaccctccacccccatccagAAAATGAAAGGGGTCTCTGCCTTGTGGTCTCCCACAAACGGCCTGGCTTTTGCAATTAAACGGCTAAAGAAGAGAGGACAGGGGGTTCCGTTAAACGGGAGGGAAAATAAGAGACAGATGGTGGGGAAGATAAGGTCCGAGGGAGAGGGGTAGGACCCCTGAGTCTAGAGGCTTCTTCTGAAGCCAGAAACCATGTGACTGACAGTGTGGGACACCAGCTCCCTGCCTCAAGTctgcaggaaagaggaaggagggctgGGGTTTTCCCAAACTGAGCAAACAAGCCCTAGACCTGGGAACTTGGGAATGGCCTGCAgaagggggaaagggaaggaatcCTGGCAAAAGACTGAGGAGGTGGTACTTCCACACTAGTGATGAGAACTCAGAAAAGGGAAGCAGGAGGAGTCTTGGAGAAGTTGGGATTCTGACCCTTCCCCCAGGCAGTATCCGGTATGGCCCAACCTGGCCCCCCTTATGAGGAGCCTCCAATCTAGGATGATCAC comes from Rhinolophus ferrumequinum isolate MPI-CBG mRhiFer1 chromosome 18, mRhiFer1_v1.p, whole genome shotgun sequence and encodes:
- the CALR gene encoding calreticulin, whose product is MLLPVPLLLCLLGLAAAEPVVYLKEQFLDGDGWTNRWIESKHKTDFGKFVLSAGKFYGDLDKDKGLQTSQDARFYALSTRFEPFSNKDQTLVVQFTVKHEQNIDCGGGYVKLFPDSLEQTDMHGDSEYNIMFGPDICGPGTKKVHVIFNYKGKNVLINKDIRCKDDEFTHLYTLIVRPDNTYEVKIDNSQVESGSLEDDWDFLPPKKIKDPDASKPEDWDERAKIDDPTDSKPEDWDKPEHIPDPDAKKPEDWDEEMDGEWEPPVIQNPEYKGEWKPRQIDNPDYKGTWIHPEIDNPEYSPDSNIYAYENFAVLGLDLWQVKSGTIFDNFLITNDEAYAEEFGNETWGVTKAAEKQMKDKQDEEQRLKEEEEDRKRKEEEEADKDDEDDKEDEDEDEDDKEEDEEEDEAAAGPSKDEL